The Acidobacteriota bacterium genome has a window encoding:
- the pilQ gene encoding type IV pilus secretin PilQ, translating into MRRGYLRGHTSWFLALTIAIAFAAPAVMGMSGDAYDDRPPLLASEPVPEGLAPAARLSEVTVSEPTSGGMYEVWLEADGALAYQVFTLTGPDRIVFDLPGVVAPQAGQRLEVGSDTLVRVRVGQYQEDPTPMARVVLDLLEPMEWSVVREGTHLLIRVSPQGGDPLPMTQAQPSEAPGSSGEPEASLASAVAPAPVVPEPPRAEPDPAMYATASDAEPGTPVEMAIAAETVPAPREVRLEAPASPVAEPAAPAPGGGEAMEVPEPATGTVPESPATPSLTEPVAKPAPTSGLPAAPPPATAWQEPEIAQVVEEAAGLATRVEAPRHDTVSLPVETGRAEVVPLPDTEAKTIEDARRVYSGRKVSLQLIDADIKQVFSLFHDISGLNFVLDPAVSGVVTIVVDDVPWDQALDLILKNNGLDMVLEGNVIRIAPISKLAQESAARKALFEAKELEVPPVTITRTLSYAKAKEVQAVVRDGILSRKGRVIVDERTNTLIIRDIPTRVEAIDKLLTTLDAETPQVMIEARIVEVSRDFVKDLGVRWGLFAAADPGNGTQTNLQFPHRAAGAFDLNLARNPAASALGFSFGNVLDSVTLDITLDALETEGYARRLSSPKIATQNNEMAEIEQGVRIPVVSTTATEIDVRFVSASLRLEVTPQITAEGTVVLEIEVENNSPDFVNTVGEVPAINTQRATTKVLIGDGGTTVIGGIFTVNEGRSETGVPWFRKLPGLGWLFRSKNIQTRNRELLIFITPRIIKAS; encoded by the coding sequence ATGAGGAGGGGCTACCTCCGGGGCCATACCAGTTGGTTCCTGGCATTGACGATCGCCATCGCCTTTGCGGCACCGGCCGTGATGGGCATGAGCGGTGACGCCTACGACGATCGCCCGCCTCTGCTGGCATCGGAACCGGTGCCGGAAGGCCTGGCACCAGCGGCTCGCCTGAGCGAAGTGACGGTGAGCGAACCGACTTCGGGCGGCATGTACGAGGTGTGGCTCGAGGCCGACGGCGCCCTGGCCTACCAGGTCTTCACGCTGACGGGACCGGATCGGATCGTCTTCGATCTGCCCGGCGTGGTGGCTCCCCAGGCCGGCCAGCGCCTCGAGGTCGGAAGTGACACCCTGGTGCGGGTCCGCGTGGGCCAGTACCAGGAAGATCCCACGCCCATGGCGAGGGTGGTCCTCGACCTGCTCGAGCCGATGGAGTGGAGTGTCGTCCGCGAAGGTACGCACCTGTTGATTCGCGTGAGTCCCCAGGGGGGCGACCCTCTGCCGATGACTCAGGCCCAGCCCTCGGAGGCTCCCGGGTCTTCCGGGGAGCCGGAGGCGTCGCTGGCGAGCGCCGTGGCGCCGGCGCCCGTGGTGCCGGAGCCGCCGCGGGCGGAACCCGATCCGGCGATGTACGCGACCGCGAGTGATGCGGAGCCGGGAACCCCGGTGGAAATGGCGATCGCAGCGGAGACGGTACCCGCTCCCCGGGAAGTCCGCCTGGAGGCTCCTGCGTCTCCTGTCGCCGAGCCTGCCGCGCCGGCCCCCGGGGGCGGCGAGGCGATGGAAGTTCCGGAGCCGGCCACCGGGACGGTGCCGGAATCACCGGCGACCCCATCCCTGACCGAGCCGGTGGCCAAACCGGCTCCGACTTCCGGCCTTCCCGCCGCCCCGCCGCCGGCTACGGCCTGGCAGGAGCCCGAGATCGCCCAGGTGGTGGAGGAGGCCGCGGGCCTGGCGACCCGGGTCGAGGCCCCGCGCCACGACACCGTCTCGTTGCCGGTCGAAACCGGTCGGGCCGAGGTCGTGCCCCTGCCGGATACCGAGGCCAAGACCATCGAGGACGCACGCAGGGTCTACAGCGGGCGCAAAGTCTCGCTGCAGCTCATCGACGCCGACATCAAGCAGGTCTTCAGCCTCTTCCATGACATCTCCGGGCTCAACTTCGTCCTGGATCCCGCCGTGTCGGGGGTCGTGACCATCGTTGTCGACGATGTCCCCTGGGACCAGGCCCTCGACCTGATTCTCAAGAACAACGGCCTGGACATGGTGCTCGAGGGCAACGTGATCCGGATTGCGCCGATCTCCAAGCTCGCCCAGGAATCGGCGGCGCGCAAGGCCCTGTTCGAGGCCAAGGAGCTTGAAGTTCCGCCGGTCACCATCACGCGGACCCTCTCCTACGCCAAGGCCAAGGAGGTCCAGGCCGTGGTGCGGGACGGCATTCTCAGCCGCAAGGGCCGGGTGATCGTCGATGAGCGGACCAATACCCTGATCATTCGTGACATTCCCACCCGTGTCGAGGCGATCGACAAGCTGCTCACGACCCTCGACGCCGAGACCCCCCAGGTCATGATCGAGGCCCGCATCGTCGAGGTCTCCCGGGACTTCGTCAAAGATCTGGGCGTTCGCTGGGGTCTCTTCGCTGCGGCGGATCCGGGGAATGGAACGCAGACCAACCTTCAGTTTCCACATCGGGCCGCCGGGGCCTTCGACCTGAACCTGGCACGTAACCCCGCGGCCTCGGCCCTCGGGTTCTCCTTCGGCAACGTGCTGGATTCGGTGACGCTGGACATCACTCTCGACGCTCTCGAGACCGAAGGCTACGCCCGACGGCTGTCGAGCCCGAAGATCGCCACTCAGAACAACGAGATGGCGGAGATCGAGCAGGGTGTGCGCATCCCGGTGGTCAGCACCACGGCCACGGAGATCGACGTGCGCTTCGTCTCGGCTTCGCTGCGGCTCGAGGTCACGCCCCAGATCACGGCCGAGGGAACAGTGGTGCTGGAGATCGAGGTCGAGAACAACTCGCCGGACTTCGTCAACACCGTTGGCGAAGTGCCTGCCATCAACACCCAACGGGCGACGACCAAGGTCCTGATCGGAGACGGCGGAACGACCGTGATCGG